One stretch of Malus domestica chromosome 14, GDT2T_hap1 DNA includes these proteins:
- the LOC103431169 gene encoding U-box domain-containing protein 38-like has protein sequence MGGNGKHRWKITFYRSNSSSKNPPKELLCPISGSLMSDPVVVSSGQTFERLSVQLCRELSFSPKLEDGTRPDFSTMIPNLAIKSTIRNWCDHNNAQYPQAPDSISLDKAIRAVMEEDREDPGIRVSERELLRGMAEKPPVRFLHAATELGRRVDHFYSSSSEESVVIPSASPPIPLPFATRPSCYSSASSSEITAELETLNPNSSSPECKEEDQLMTKLRSPEVIDQEEGVILLRKLTRTKEELRISLCTPRLLSAVLSLIVSRYSTVQQNAVASLVNLSLEKPNKVKIVRSGFVPYLVDVLKGGSSESQEHAAGALFSLALEEDNKIAIGVLGALPPLMHALVRAESERTRHDSALTLYHLTLVESNRVRLVKQHNAVPTLLTLAKSPASAGRALLILCNLASCNEGRSAMLDANAVQCLVGMLRRRGDLDSESTRENCVAALYVLSHGSMRFRGLAREANAVEVLSEIEKIGSERAREKAKRLLMVMRGGEDEPNLDSVLDSGAGAGLGPTRYRVGRNLHTANSTTF, from the coding sequence ATGGGCGGTAATGGCAAGCACAGGTGGAAGATCACCTTCTACCGCTCCAATTCCAGCTCCAAGAATCCCCCGAAGGAGCTGTTGTGCCCCATTTCCGGGTCCTTAATGTCCGACCCTGTCGTCGTCTCTTCGGGTCAGACCTTCGAGCGCCTCTCCGTCCAACTATGCCGCGAATTGAGCTTCTCTCCCAAGCTCGAAGACGGGACCCGACCCGATTTCTCCACCATGATTCCCAATTTAGCCATCAAGTCCACCATCCGGAACTGGTGCGACCACAACAACGCCCAGTACCCGCAGGCACCCGATTCAATCTCCCTCGATAAGGCCATACGGGCGGTGATGGAGGAGGATAGGGAAGACCCTGGAATTAGAGTTTCGGAGCGGGAGCTGCTGAGGGGGATGGCGGAGAAACCGCCGGTTAGGTTCTTGCACGCGGCGACCGAGTTGGGCCGCCGAGTCGACCATTTCTACTCGAGCTCGTCGGAGGAGTCAGTGGTCATCCCGTCGGCGAGTCCACCTATTCCTCTCCCGTTCGCGACTCGGCCGTCGTGTTATTCCTCGGCGTCTTCTTCCGAAATCACCGCCGAGCTCGAAAcattaaaccctaattcctcgtCTCCGGAATGCAAGGAGGAAGATCAATTGATGACGAAGCTGAGAAGCCCCGAGGTAATCGACCAGGAGGAAGGAGTAATTTTACTCCGGAAGCTCACGAGGACGAAGGAGGAGCTTAGGATTTCGCTCTGCACTCCCCGGCTACTCTCCGCCGTCCTGTCGCTGATTGTGTCGCGATACAGCACCGTGCAACAAAACGCCGTCGCTTCGCTGGTTAACTTGTCTCTGGAGAAGCCCAACAAGGTGAAGATCGTACGGTCAGGATTCGTCCCGTATTTGGTGGATGTATTGAAGGGAGGATCCAGTGAGTCGCAGGAGCACGCCGCCGGCGCGCTCTTCAGCTTGGCGTTGGAGGAAGACAACAAGATTGCGATTGGCGTGCTCGGCGCGTTGCCACCGCTGATGCACGCGCTCGTGAGGGCGGAGAGTGAGCGGACGCGCCACGACTCGGCGTTGACGCTCTATCACTTGACACTGGTGGAGAGCAACCGAGTCAGACTCGTTAAGCAACACAACGCGGTGCcgactctgttgaccttggccAAGTCTCCGGCGTCGGCGGGCCGAGCTCTACTGATTCTGTGCAATCTAGCGAGCTGCAACGAGGGCAGATCCGCCATGCTCGATGCCAACGCGGTGCAGTGCTTGGTGGGGATGCTGAGGAGGCGGGGAGACTTGGACTCCGAGTCCACTCGGGAGAACTGCGTGGCGGCGCTCTACGTGCTGAGTCACGGATCGATGAGATTTCGCGGGCTGGCGAGGGAGGCCAATGCGGTGGAGGTGTTGAGTGAGATCGAGAAGATTGGAAGCGAGCGGGCGAGAGAGAAGGCGAAGCGGCTGTTGATGGTGATGAGAGGGGGGGAGGATGAGCCGAATTTGGACTCCGTGTTGGACTCGGGTGCAGGAGCTGGACTCGGTCCGACTCGGTACCGAGTTGGGAGGAACTTGCATACAGCCAACTCAACTacgttttaa